The Armatimonadota bacterium genome includes a window with the following:
- a CDS encoding cbb3-type cytochrome c oxidase subunit I, which translates to MSDITANPGDIPGAAPGTRETYLNWRKTVASWLLTGDHKRIAVMYIISITFMFSLGAAAIGLVRIELTSPHGLFMTHETYNRMFSMHGILMVFFFLVPSIPATLGNFLVPIMIGARDLAFPRLNLLSWYLYIIGAVCAVSAMAFGGVDTGWTFYTPYSALSNSNVDLTIIGVFIAGFSSIATGINFLVTIHKMRAPGLTWFRLPLFVWAMYATSIIMVLGTPVVAITLSLVLVERVLHIGIFNPALGGDPVLFQHMFWFYSHPAVYIMIVPGMGVVSELIACFSRKRIFGYHFIAFSSIAIAILGFFVWGHHLFVTSQSMYAGMFFSLVSFVVAVPSAIKVFNWTATIYKGRVWMTAPMLYALGFIGLFTIGGLTGLFLATLGSDVHLHDTYFVIAHFHYVMVGGAILAYLGGMHFWWPKITGKLYPEAIARVAAIISFIGFNLTFFPQFIVGYLGNPRRYHFYPPEFQVWHVLSTAGASVLAVGYFIPLCYFLWSLKYGEDAGPNPWGAIGLEWMTPSPPPSHNFDELPVVTWEAYSYDSEDMNEPPTQMDLAIERATGGRYRRAETETRGEGE; encoded by the coding sequence ATGAGCGACATAACCGCCAACCCCGGTGATATACCGGGCGCAGCGCCCGGAACGCGAGAGACCTATCTGAACTGGCGCAAGACCGTCGCGTCATGGCTGCTGACGGGCGATCACAAACGCATCGCGGTGATGTACATCATCTCGATCACGTTCATGTTCTCGCTGGGTGCTGCGGCCATCGGCCTGGTGCGGATCGAGCTGACTTCGCCGCACGGCCTCTTCATGACGCACGAAACATACAACCGTATGTTTTCGATGCACGGCATCCTGATGGTCTTCTTCTTCCTGGTGCCATCGATTCCGGCCACGCTCGGCAACTTCCTGGTACCGATCATGATTGGCGCGCGCGACCTGGCCTTTCCACGGCTGAACCTGCTGAGCTGGTACCTGTACATCATCGGCGCTGTATGCGCGGTAAGCGCCATGGCGTTTGGCGGCGTGGATACCGGCTGGACGTTCTACACGCCCTACAGCGCGCTGAGCAACTCGAACGTCGATCTGACGATTATCGGCGTGTTTATTGCGGGCTTCTCATCCATCGCCACCGGCATCAACTTTCTGGTGACGATCCACAAGATGCGCGCTCCCGGGCTCACCTGGTTCCGGCTGCCACTTTTTGTATGGGCCATGTACGCAACCAGCATCATCATGGTGCTTGGCACGCCGGTTGTGGCCATCACCCTTTCGCTGGTACTGGTGGAGCGCGTGCTGCACATCGGTATCTTCAACCCGGCCCTCGGTGGCGACCCGGTGCTGTTCCAGCATATGTTCTGGTTCTATTCGCACCCGGCAGTCTACATCATGATTGTGCCGGGTATGGGGGTAGTGAGCGAGTTGATCGCCTGCTTCTCGCGCAAGCGGATATTCGGCTATCACTTCATCGCATTTTCCAGCATCGCCATCGCCATCCTCGGGTTCTTCGTCTGGGGCCACCACCTGTTTGTGACGTCGCAGTCGATGTATGCCGGCATGTTCTTCTCGCTAGTGAGCTTTGTGGTGGCAGTTCCATCGGCGATCAAAGTGTTCAACTGGACGGCGACCATCTACAAGGGTCGGGTGTGGATGACGGCGCCGATGCTCTATGCCCTGGGCTTTATCGGGCTGTTCACCATCGGCGGCCTCACCGGCCTGTTTCTGGCGACCCTTGGCAGTGATGTGCATCTGCACGATACGTACTTCGTAATTGCGCACTTCCACTATGTCATGGTCGGCGGCGCCATCCTGGCCTATCTGGGTGGCATGCACTTCTGGTGGCCGAAAATCACGGGCAAGCTGTACCCCGAGGCGATAGCGCGGGTGGCCGCTATCATCTCGTTCATCGGATTCAACCTCACGTTCTTCCCTCAGTTCATCGTAGGGTATCTGGGTAATCCACGGCGCTACCACTTCTATCCACCGGAGTTCCAGGTGTGGCACGTCCTCTCCACCGCCGGCGCCTCTGTACTGGCCGTTGGCTATTTCATCCCACTCTGCTACTTCCTGTGGTCGCTGAAATACGGTGAGGACGCCGGGCCGAATCCATGGGGGGCCATCGGCTTGGAGTGGATGACTCCGTCGCCGCCCCCATCGCACAACTTTGATGAACTGCCGGTGGTAACGTGGGAAGCCTATTCCTACGACTCCGAGGATATGAACGAACCACCCACGCAGATGGACCTGGCGATAGAGCGCGCAACGGGTGGACGCTACCGCCGGGCTGAAACCGAAACGCGCGGCGAAGGAGAATAG
- a CDS encoding cytochrome c oxidase subunit 3 family protein, protein MSSEAIEGHHGAAAAVHDEDLHHQFEDMAQQNDAYVVGMWTFLVTEVMFFGALFLAYLVYRRMFPAAFVEAHEELNVTLGTVNTLVLLTSSLSMAMAVYFAQIRQRVKSMGCIAFTMLCAITFLVVKGFEWKAKFESHHVPGFAFKWTGQTPTGQAEMFFNLYFAMTGLHALHVIIGIGIMAVLLVLMKMDHKAVRYYMPIEMTGLYWHFVDIVWIFLFPLFYLIPKH, encoded by the coding sequence ATGAGTTCCGAAGCCATCGAAGGTCACCACGGAGCCGCCGCCGCGGTCCATGATGAGGATCTGCACCATCAGTTTGAGGATATGGCGCAGCAGAACGACGCCTACGTCGTTGGAATGTGGACATTTCTGGTAACGGAGGTCATGTTCTTTGGCGCGCTCTTCCTGGCGTACCTCGTCTACCGGAGAATGTTCCCGGCAGCGTTTGTCGAGGCTCACGAAGAGTTGAATGTAACGCTGGGTACCGTCAACACTCTGGTGCTGCTCACCAGCAGCCTTTCCATGGCGATGGCGGTCTATTTCGCGCAGATCCGCCAGCGCGTCAAGTCGATGGGCTGCATCGCGTTTACGATGCTATGCGCCATAACGTTTCTGGTAGTGAAGGGCTTTGAGTGGAAGGCGAAATTCGAGTCGCACCACGTTCCGGGCTTCGCCTTCAAGTGGACGGGCCAGACGCCCACCGGGCAGGCCGAGATGTTCTTCAATCTCTACTTTGCGATGACCGGTCTGCACGCGCTCCATGTGATCATCGGTATCGGGATCATGGCTGTGCTGCTGGTACTCATGAAGATGGACCACAAAGCGGTACGGTACTATATGCCGATAGAGATGACGGGGCTCTACTGGCACTTCGTCGACATCGTCTGGATATTCCTGTTCCCACTCTTCTATCTCATTCCGAAGCACTGA
- a CDS encoding cytochrome C oxidase subunit IV family protein, giving the protein MTDMEHEHAQHSHHVTPPYVYFVVYVLLVILLFATVGAYKVDLGAGNNVIAMVIAAIKAVLVVLFFMQVKYSSKLTWVWASLGFVWLIVLFSTLGDYIARGWLPVRGWQ; this is encoded by the coding sequence ATGACAGATATGGAACACGAGCACGCCCAGCACAGCCACCACGTAACGCCCCCTTACGTCTACTTTGTGGTCTACGTTCTGCTGGTGATTTTGCTGTTTGCCACGGTTGGAGCGTATAAGGTGGATCTTGGCGCAGGGAATAATGTAATTGCGATGGTTATCGCCGCGATCAAGGCGGTACTGGTTGTGCTGTTCTTTATGCAGGTGAAGTACAGCAGCAAGCTGACGTGGGTATGGGCCAGCCTGGGTTTCGTGTGGCTGATTGTGCTCTTCTCCACCCTCGGTGATTACATCGCCCGCGGCTGGCTGCCGGTCCGCGGCTGGCAGTAA
- the yvcK gene encoding uridine diphosphate-N-acetylglucosamine-binding protein YvcK has product MRILAPGLRVKRWLVLAIIGLAGVCMGITILVGIRWLRRTRHAATDLPGFTTLSHLRIQPQSAGILLTTVGILLFLVSIWRFTTAIVAAIRPDMKGDKLLSALSEQSRLSRGRRIVVIGGGTGLSTMLRGLKRFSSNIIAIVTVSDDGGSSGRLRKQLNILPPGDIRNCLVALADAEDQMTRLLQYRFGNTDMRAGAAAGARNVGDGLRDHSFGNLLIAAMCAINGGDFERAVAETSRVLNIRGRVIPSTADAVKLQAEMEDGSVIEGETTIAGSPLAIKRMSIMPNDTCPLPEVLEAIESADVIVLGPGSVFTSVLPNLLLHGMAEALHRSSAVKVYVCNVMTQPGETDRFTASDHVDAIERHCGLKVCNVVLVNNGQPRANLLDKYRQTGSILVEPDADRIRARGYRTVVGNYISQTDVVRHDAVALAEAIIRLVK; this is encoded by the coding sequence ATGCGAATTCTGGCGCCTGGGCTGCGCGTGAAGCGCTGGCTGGTGCTTGCTATTATTGGCCTTGCAGGCGTCTGCATGGGCATCACCATCCTGGTCGGAATCCGGTGGCTCCGGAGAACGCGCCACGCGGCCACCGATCTGCCGGGATTCACCACGCTCAGTCACCTGCGCATCCAGCCGCAGTCGGCCGGCATTCTGCTTACGACCGTCGGCATTCTCCTCTTTCTCGTCAGTATCTGGCGATTCACCACGGCGATCGTAGCGGCTATCCGGCCCGATATGAAGGGCGATAAGCTCCTGAGTGCGCTCAGCGAGCAGTCGCGTCTTTCGCGCGGGCGCCGAATTGTGGTTATCGGCGGTGGTACCGGCCTCAGCACCATGTTGCGGGGCCTCAAGCGCTTCAGCAGCAACATCATCGCAATCGTCACGGTATCGGATGACGGCGGCTCATCCGGACGCCTCCGCAAGCAGCTCAACATTCTGCCACCCGGTGATATCCGCAACTGCCTCGTTGCCCTGGCCGACGCGGAAGACCAGATGACGCGCCTGCTGCAGTACCGGTTTGGGAACACCGATATGCGAGCCGGCGCTGCGGCCGGCGCCCGGAACGTGGGAGATGGACTGCGCGATCACAGCTTTGGCAACCTGCTGATCGCGGCGATGTGCGCCATCAACGGCGGTGATTTTGAACGCGCGGTTGCCGAAACCAGCCGCGTCCTCAATATCCGTGGCCGTGTTATCCCATCGACGGCTGATGCCGTGAAGCTGCAGGCTGAGATGGAAGATGGCAGCGTTATTGAGGGCGAAACCACCATTGCCGGTTCACCACTGGCAATAAAGCGGATGTCGATCATGCCGAATGACACCTGTCCTCTTCCTGAGGTACTGGAGGCGATAGAGTCGGCGGATGTCATCGTGCTGGGGCCCGGCAGCGTCTTCACCAGCGTGCTGCCAAACCTGCTGCTGCATGGCATGGCCGAAGCGCTTCACCGTTCGTCTGCTGTCAAGGTCTATGTGTGCAATGTAATGACGCAGCCTGGCGAAACCGATCGCTTCACAGCCTCGGACCACGTAGACGCCATTGAGCGCCACTGCGGGTTGAAGGTATGCAACGTGGTGCTCGTCAACAATGGCCAACCCCGCGCAAATCTGCTGGACAAATACCGCCAGACAGGTTCGATACTGGTGGAACCGGATGCCGATCGCATCCGGGCGCGAGGCTACCGTACGGTGGTCGGCAACTACATAAGCCAGACCGACGTCGTCCGCCACGATGCCGTGGCGCTGGCCGAAGCCATTATCCGCCTGGTGAAGTGA
- the rapZ gene encoding RNase adapter RapZ, which translates to MKCLIITGPSGAGKTLALNCLEDAGFYAADNLPPSMLPELAEYCQSIKTRQMAVVVDPRCGAPFAGLQRYIAELREHGIQTDLLYLDSSEETLIRRFKETRRPHPFFRKTQDGAPAGIAQAIATEFRLLAHARAIADRVLDTSQMTAAQFREAMLDAWAGGRHSSLLVTVTSFGFKHGLPIDADLVFDVRFLANPHYVPHLQALDGRNAGVAAYVHADPLFTGFFDRMYELTAFALPAYIREGKAYLNVAIGCTGGQHRSITLAIDLEERLRGDGYETVLIHRDLNASRPEVDEQTWTGGNEAAGPTQDAQGKTARKSRGR; encoded by the coding sequence ATGAAGTGCCTCATCATCACCGGCCCATCCGGAGCCGGAAAGACGCTTGCTCTGAACTGCCTGGAAGACGCCGGATTCTACGCGGCAGACAATCTGCCGCCCAGTATGCTTCCCGAACTGGCAGAGTACTGCCAGTCGATCAAAACACGGCAGATGGCCGTGGTCGTGGATCCGAGGTGTGGCGCGCCGTTTGCCGGCCTGCAGCGGTATATAGCGGAGTTGAGGGAGCACGGCATACAGACCGATCTGCTCTACCTGGATAGTTCCGAAGAGACGCTCATTCGTCGGTTCAAAGAGACGCGTCGACCGCACCCGTTCTTCCGGAAAACCCAGGATGGCGCTCCTGCTGGAATTGCCCAGGCGATTGCGACCGAGTTTCGCCTGCTGGCGCATGCGCGCGCGATCGCCGACAGGGTCCTGGATACCAGCCAGATGACAGCCGCGCAGTTTCGGGAAGCGATGCTCGACGCGTGGGCCGGCGGCCGGCACAGCAGCCTTCTCGTCACTGTAACCTCATTCGGCTTTAAACACGGGCTGCCGATTGACGCCGACCTGGTCTTTGATGTGCGCTTTCTGGCGAATCCGCACTATGTGCCGCACCTGCAGGCGCTGGATGGCCGCAACGCCGGCGTGGCTGCATACGTACACGCCGACCCGCTTTTTACCGGATTCTTTGACCGCATGTACGAACTTACGGCGTTCGCGCTGCCGGCTTATATCCGTGAGGGCAAGGCTTATCTCAACGTCGCGATCGGCTGTACCGGCGGCCAGCATCGCTCGATCACGCTGGCGATCGACCTCGAGGAGCGGCTGCGAGGCGATGGATACGAAACGGTGCTTATACACAGAGACCTGAACGCCAGCCGGCCGGAAGTGGACGAGCAGACCTGGACAGGCGGTAATGAGGCGGCTGGCCCAACGCAGGATGCGCAGGGCAAAACAGCCCGGAAATCGCGCGGTCGTTGA
- a CDS encoding RNA-binding protein, translating to MAKRIYVGGLPYSATEEDLESLFAAAGKVTDTVIVTDRYTGQARGFGFVEMASDDEADKAISQLNGAQMGGRTLTVNEAKPRDDRPGGGGGGGGRGGSGGGGGGRGGDRYSDKGFGSGGGRW from the coding sequence ATGGCAAAGCGGATTTATGTGGGCGGACTGCCCTACTCGGCGACGGAAGAGGACCTCGAGAGCCTTTTCGCGGCCGCCGGCAAAGTGACCGATACGGTGATCGTCACCGATCGCTACACCGGTCAGGCTCGTGGGTTCGGCTTCGTAGAGATGGCGTCGGACGATGAGGCCGACAAGGCAATCAGCCAGCTGAACGGCGCACAGATGGGCGGTCGCACGCTCACCGTGAACGAGGCCAAGCCGCGGGACGACCGTCCCGGCGGTGGTGGCGGCGGCGGTGGCCGTGGTGGCAGTGGTGGCGGCGGTGGCGGGCGCGGTGGCGACCGGTACTCCGACAAGGGCTTTGGCAGCGGCGGTGGTCGCTGGTAG
- a CDS encoding TetR/AcrR family transcriptional regulator, translating into MAGRREAARDERRRQIVDGALRVFASRGFLAATNRDIAMAAGIGSPGLIYHYFASKGELLRAVIERHSPPLQLLAHREEISALPVEAALRRIGSAFIQAVNDDQIGPCMRMMIGEASRSTEFAALLSEVGPMPLWRFLAGYLGDRMAAGLLRPEDPDAAARCFIGPLVSYMVQRRVLCQAAAAELDTHELLETTIRIFLHGMQLPAGAAAALPGASR; encoded by the coding sequence ATGGCAGGTAGACGCGAAGCGGCGCGCGACGAGCGACGGCGCCAGATTGTGGATGGGGCGCTGCGGGTGTTTGCGTCGCGAGGATTCTTGGCAGCCACAAATCGTGATATCGCAATGGCGGCAGGTATCGGCTCGCCCGGGCTCATCTACCACTACTTTGCCAGCAAAGGGGAGCTGCTTCGCGCAGTGATTGAACGCCACTCTCCGCCTTTGCAGCTGCTGGCCCACCGCGAGGAGATATCCGCATTGCCGGTAGAAGCAGCGCTGCGCCGGATCGGCAGCGCCTTCATCCAGGCGGTCAATGATGACCAGATCGGGCCATGCATGCGGATGATGATTGGCGAAGCCTCGCGCTCAACGGAGTTTGCCGCGCTTCTTAGCGAGGTCGGGCCGATGCCTCTCTGGCGGTTTCTGGCCGGGTATCTCGGTGACCGGATGGCGGCCGGCCTCCTGCGTCCCGAGGACCCGGATGCCGCTGCGCGCTGCTTTATCGGGCCCCTCGTCTCCTACATGGTTCAGCGGCGGGTGCTCTGCCAGGCTGCGGCAGCCGAGCTCGATACCCACGAGCTGCTTGAGACGACGATCCGTATATTTCTGCACGGAATGCAGCTGCCTGCCGGCGCCGCGGCTGCACTACCCGGAGCGTCGCGATGA
- a CDS encoding HlyD family efflux transporter periplasmic adaptor subunit, with protein MKLLNPKLIVPVVLVTALGAASWYVEAQRTQERSVLSGFFESQPCVVASRVTGRVQQLLVTEGEAVRAGQPLALLNAAPDDALLKQKLALEGQAAAALREAVRGPRREDITRQSAAVAEAQANLAALTAGTRPEEIAQQRARLAQAQDALRKLLAGPRPQEVAQARALAHSAAAQLAAARRGPTQQERAEAAARLQGARAQEQLARADAARYAALYAQQAISRQAYDQAQAALKSAVANRSALQQAFIRAAKGTPADELRQVQQQAAAAQAALSLVLAGARSQDIAAARALVAQQQAALIEMVHGPRPQDIEAARARMAQQQAALNELLAGSRPEQIAQARAALAAASAAAESVAASVHDSVVRAPEAGVILSVPVSVGDLLPAGAEVMKMEDPTDIWVRVYIPETELSQVSPGDAATLRCDGIAQPVGAVVESVSPTGEFTPVNLQTPEERGKQVFGVRLRLKPADPRVKAGMYATVVKLGSWTP; from the coding sequence ATGAAACTCTTGAATCCGAAGTTGATCGTTCCTGTCGTCCTCGTAACGGCGCTCGGCGCCGCCAGCTGGTATGTGGAAGCCCAGCGCACTCAGGAGCGGAGCGTGCTTTCGGGCTTTTTCGAGAGTCAACCCTGCGTCGTCGCATCGCGGGTGACGGGCCGCGTACAGCAGCTGCTGGTTACGGAGGGCGAAGCCGTGCGAGCCGGCCAACCACTCGCCCTGCTGAACGCTGCGCCGGACGACGCGTTGCTGAAGCAGAAGCTGGCGCTGGAGGGGCAGGCCGCGGCGGCGCTACGGGAGGCGGTACGCGGGCCCCGGAGAGAGGATATTACACGGCAGTCGGCCGCGGTTGCGGAGGCGCAAGCCAATCTGGCGGCTCTTACAGCCGGCACGCGCCCGGAGGAGATTGCGCAGCAACGGGCACGGCTGGCTCAGGCTCAGGATGCCCTGCGGAAACTGCTTGCCGGTCCCCGACCGCAGGAGGTAGCACAGGCCCGCGCGCTGGCGCACAGCGCTGCCGCCCAGCTTGCGGCGGCGCGCCGTGGCCCGACTCAGCAGGAGCGTGCCGAGGCTGCCGCAAGGCTGCAGGGCGCCAGGGCACAGGAACAACTGGCCCGCGCCGACGCGGCGCGCTACGCGGCACTGTACGCGCAGCAGGCGATCAGCCGGCAGGCATACGATCAGGCTCAGGCAGCTCTCAAATCGGCGGTAGCGAACCGTTCGGCGCTGCAGCAAGCATTTATCCGTGCCGCAAAGGGCACACCTGCCGATGAGTTGCGCCAGGTTCAGCAGCAGGCTGCTGCGGCGCAGGCGGCGCTTTCACTGGTGCTGGCGGGAGCGCGCAGCCAGGATATTGCCGCTGCGCGCGCGCTGGTGGCACAGCAGCAGGCCGCCCTGATCGAGATGGTTCACGGTCCGCGACCGCAGGACATTGAAGCGGCCCGCGCGCGCATGGCGCAGCAGCAGGCGGCACTGAACGAGCTGCTTGCCGGCAGCCGCCCGGAGCAGATCGCGCAGGCAAGAGCTGCGCTGGCTGCGGCCTCCGCCGCGGCAGAGAGCGTTGCAGCGAGCGTGCATGACAGCGTTGTGCGCGCTCCGGAGGCCGGCGTCATACTGAGCGTTCCCGTGTCCGTCGGCGACCTGCTGCCGGCCGGGGCGGAAGTGATGAAGATGGAGGACCCGACCGACATCTGGGTCCGCGTCTACATCCCTGAGACCGAGCTATCGCAGGTGAGCCCGGGCGACGCCGCGACGCTGCGGTGCGATGGCATTGCGCAGCCGGTCGGCGCTGTTGTAGAGAGTGTTTCGCCAACCGGCGAGTTCACTCCCGTGAATCTGCAGACGCCTGAAGAGCGCGGAAAGCAGGTTTTCGGCGTACGGTTGCGGCTGAAGCCGGCCGACCCGCGCGTGAAGGCCGGAATGTACGCGACCGTGGTCAAGCTCGGGAGCTGGACGCCCTAG
- a CDS encoding ABC transporter ATP-binding protein codes for MTPTSNAIEALALTRRFGAVTAVDAVSFTVAPGSIFGFLGPNGSGKTTCMRMLCGVLTPTSGTATVSGHDVVRNPEAVKRSIGYMNQAFSLYRDLTVSENLDFFGGIYGLSGANLRQRKEAVANLVGIVPYMDRQSQFLSGGWKQRLALAAALIHEPEILFLDEPTAGVDPVARRLLWDLLFELAAAGKTLFVTTHYMDEAERCSQIAYIYMSRLMVHGTPQELKSLPAVSPAGTRRVAIECDATAAALSAVKQQPFALDATLVEAEVHMQVPNTTSDADLLAFLHEHGIRDAAIRPATPLLEDVFVTLTRAQDQKA; via the coding sequence ATGACACCCACGTCAAACGCTATTGAAGCGCTGGCGCTTACCCGCCGCTTTGGCGCGGTTACGGCCGTGGACGCCGTCTCATTTACGGTTGCGCCCGGCAGTATCTTCGGCTTCCTTGGGCCGAACGGCAGCGGCAAAACCACCTGTATGCGGATGCTTTGCGGCGTGCTTACGCCAACATCGGGCACGGCGACGGTAAGCGGCCACGATGTGGTGCGCAATCCCGAAGCGGTAAAGCGCTCGATCGGTTATATGAATCAGGCATTCAGCCTCTACCGCGACCTTACAGTATCGGAAAATCTGGACTTCTTCGGCGGTATTTACGGACTGAGTGGCGCAAATCTGCGGCAGCGCAAAGAGGCAGTGGCCAACCTGGTCGGTATCGTGCCATATATGGATCGCCAGAGCCAGTTTCTATCCGGCGGCTGGAAGCAGCGGCTGGCGCTTGCTGCGGCGCTAATCCACGAGCCGGAGATTCTGTTTCTGGATGAACCTACGGCGGGTGTTGATCCGGTTGCGCGACGGCTGCTGTGGGATTTGCTGTTTGAGTTGGCCGCTGCCGGCAAAACCCTCTTTGTAACCACGCACTACATGGATGAAGCCGAGCGCTGCAGCCAGATCGCCTACATCTATATGTCCCGGCTGATGGTGCACGGAACACCGCAGGAGCTGAAGTCGCTGCCGGCCGTGTCACCAGCCGGAACGCGACGCGTCGCTATTGAATGCGATGCCACAGCGGCGGCGCTCTCGGCTGTAAAGCAGCAGCCATTCGCTCTGGATGCCACCCTCGTGGAGGCCGAGGTGCACATGCAGGTACCCAACACCACCAGCGATGCGGATCTGCTGGCCTTTTTGCATGAACACGGCATAAGGGATGCCGCTATTCGTCCGGCGACGCCACTGCTGGAAGATGTGTTTGTTACTCTGACGCGCGCTCAGGACCAGAAGGCGTGA
- a CDS encoding ABC transporter permease, whose amino-acid sequence MRAALFGFRRILLKEFLHISRDRTTLVFALVVPLLQLVLFGYAINFDVRHVRTVVVDMDHSAESAAYIRRLQSTEELAVVRYAATPEAAVEALRRNDERVAVIIPADFHRRFGTGKPAVVHVLIDGSDGQVAGPARSAIAGESGATGPAAVDARVDVLFNPDIRTAIYTIPGLVCVLLQLVTVSLTSFSLVREREQGTLEQLIVTPVGRLGLILGKIAPYALLALAELVAIVFLGRLIFDIEIAGSFLLLMVLSVPFILAALSMGLFISTTARNQVQAMQMTMLTTMPSILLSGYIAPRETLPAPLYIISDLFPVTWFIQISRGIMVRGAGIADLWTSVIPLTLIAVALIAAATLRFHKSAE is encoded by the coding sequence GTGAGAGCGGCGCTTTTCGGCTTCAGGCGAATCCTGCTCAAGGAGTTCCTGCATATCAGCCGTGACCGCACGACGCTCGTGTTCGCGTTGGTAGTTCCGCTGCTGCAGTTGGTGCTGTTCGGCTACGCGATCAACTTCGACGTTCGGCATGTACGTACGGTTGTGGTCGATATGGATCACTCCGCGGAGAGTGCAGCCTATATCCGGCGTCTCCAGAGTACCGAGGAGTTGGCTGTGGTGCGGTACGCGGCTACGCCGGAGGCTGCGGTGGAGGCGCTGCGAAGGAACGACGAGCGTGTGGCAGTGATTATTCCCGCCGATTTCCACCGCAGATTCGGTACGGGAAAGCCGGCGGTTGTGCACGTTCTCATCGACGGCAGCGACGGCCAGGTTGCCGGCCCCGCCCGCTCGGCAATTGCCGGTGAAAGTGGCGCCACCGGACCGGCTGCGGTGGATGCACGCGTCGATGTCCTCTTCAACCCCGACATCCGCACCGCCATCTACACTATTCCCGGCCTGGTGTGCGTGCTGCTCCAGTTGGTCACGGTTTCCCTCACCAGCTTCAGCCTTGTGCGTGAGCGGGAGCAGGGAACATTGGAACAACTCATCGTAACGCCGGTGGGCCGGCTGGGGCTGATTCTCGGTAAGATTGCTCCGTACGCCCTGTTGGCGCTGGCCGAGCTGGTTGCCATCGTGTTCCTCGGCAGATTGATCTTCGATATCGAGATAGCCGGCAGCTTTCTGCTGCTGATGGTGCTCTCGGTTCCGTTCATTCTGGCGGCGCTCTCGATGGGCCTGTTCATCAGCACGACGGCCCGCAATCAGGTGCAGGCGATGCAGATGACGATGCTCACAACCATGCCATCCATTCTGCTCTCCGGTTATATCGCCCCGCGCGAAACGCTGCCGGCGCCTCTATACATCATCTCCGACCTGTTTCCTGTCACCTGGTTTATTCAGATCAGCCGGGGCATTATGGTGCGCGGAGCGGGTATTGCCGACCTCTGGACCTCCGTCATTCCGCTCACACTGATCGCGGTTGCTCTTATTGCGGCAGCCACACTGCGGTTCCACAAGAGTGCCGAATAG
- a CDS encoding ATP-binding cassette domain-containing protein has translation MESPLITCRDLTRVYRVHERESGGVAAVGSLFKRKWKLVPAVTDCTFDLAEGEIVGFLGPNGAGKTTTLKMLSGLLFPTSGEAHVMGHVPWKREPAFLQRIAMVMGNRQQLMWDIPAMDSFLVNQAIYQVPEQQFRATVSELVELLELGDLIKKPVRGLSLGERMKCELAASLLHSPPVLFLDEPTLGVDVTMQGRIRQFIGDYNRKRGATILLTSHYMADVTALCKRVIVINTGRILYDGELSALAERIAPFKLIKIDFEQPATQALCSRYAEVVVSSANSATLKAPRADAAGVVARIIADLAPMDLTVEDPPIEEIIQQAFRPEPE, from the coding sequence TTGGAATCGCCGCTTATCACCTGTAGAGACCTGACGCGCGTCTACCGTGTTCACGAGCGCGAGTCGGGCGGTGTCGCCGCCGTTGGCAGCCTGTTCAAGCGTAAGTGGAAGCTGGTTCCGGCGGTCACCGACTGCACCTTTGACCTGGCGGAAGGCGAAATCGTGGGCTTTCTGGGTCCCAACGGCGCCGGCAAAACCACCACGCTGAAGATGCTCTCCGGGCTTCTATTCCCCACATCCGGCGAAGCGCATGTTATGGGCCATGTGCCCTGGAAACGCGAGCCGGCGTTTCTGCAGCGCATCGCCATGGTGATGGGCAATCGGCAGCAGTTGATGTGGGATATACCGGCGATGGATTCGTTTCTGGTGAATCAGGCGATCTACCAGGTGCCGGAACAGCAGTTTCGCGCAACGGTGAGCGAATTGGTGGAACTCCTGGAGCTCGGCGACCTGATCAAGAAACCGGTGCGCGGCCTGTCGCTGGGCGAGCGGATGAAGTGTGAGCTGGCTGCATCGCTGCTGCACAGTCCGCCCGTGCTGTTTCTGGACGAGCCAACGCTGGGCGTGGACGTGACGATGCAGGGCCGCATCCGCCAGTTTATTGGCGATTACAACCGGAAACGCGGGGCCACCATCCTCCTGACCAGTCACTACATGGCCGATGTGACGGCCCTCTGTAAACGTGTTATCGTGATCAACACCGGACGGATTCTCTATGACGGCGAGCTCAGCGCCCTGGCCGAGCGGATTGCGCCGTTCAAGCTGATCAAGATCGACTTTGAGCAGCCTGCAACACAGGCACTCTGCAGCCGGTATGCAGAAGTTGTTGTCAGCAGCGCCAACAGCGCCACGCTGAAGGCTCCGCGCGCCGACGCGGCCGGCGTGGTCGCACGCATCATCGCGGACCTGGCGCCGATGGACCTTACGGTGGAAGATCCTCCCATTGAGGAGATCATCCAGCAGGCGTTCCGGCCGGAGCCGGAATGA